CAGGTGGTCTGGCTGCAGCTGCCCTGTCCTCAGCGGCCCCTCAGGTAGGTGGGATGACCTGCCTGTGCTTGGCTTGTGTGGAAGCATGTTTGGACCTCCCTCTTCGAGTCTGGAGTATGGGTCTTGAAAGGacactttcttccttttcctcacctGGAGATGACCTGAGGCCCTTGGTAACTAGCTTCCCAGGACCAGTTCAGAGGCAGTTCACTTTGCCTCGGAACTGCCTCTTGCTTTCTGCCTAGGGGTGGGGCAGGCTTCCAGCCCTTGAGGCTAGTCACAGCACAAGTCAGGAAAATGGTCTCAAACCCAAGGCCTGAGAGTCTTGGTGGGAGGCTTCTGAATGTACCAGTCTATTTATTGTTCTCCAGCTAAGGAAGCTGAGGTTCAAAAAGGTAAAATGCTTCCTAACACAATTCAGCCAGTGAATGGCAGATGCAGGATGTGAACTACATACACTCTGCCCGCAGAGCTCGCACATCTGCAGAACACActgcctgccaactcaggggctTTTCCCACCTTCTAGGGATCCCATCCTTTTTCTGGGCCTCTGCCACATAGCTATCCAACTGTCTCACAGGCCCACGGAACCAGACAGAGCCAGGCCAGTAGTCCAAAGTTGCCTTTAATATGGgatacaaaagtagaaaaaacagTTGAGGCTAAGTAagagggggtggagtggggatcAGGAGAGCAGGACTGCTCCTCACTATCAACCCCTCCCCCCAATATCCTGGTCCCTGTCCTGGAGGAATGTAGGGTGAGGGGAGGTGAGTGGTGCCTGGATCTTCCGTGTCCCCCCAGAACAGCAGGCCGAGGTCACCAATGCCAGGAATCCCGTGAAAGGGAAGGTGTATgagctgggggtggtgggagcACCAGAGCAGGTTCCCTGAGAGGCCAGGCTGTGGAGCGTCACACCACGGAGCAGTCCTCAGCCAGTGGGCCCAGGGCCCAGACCACATCTTCACAGCCCAGGACAGCCAGCGCATCTGCTAGCACCCTGAGGGTGGCACCACTGCCTTCTTGGACAGCCCAGTACCTCAGCAGGGTGTAGGCTGGCACCTGGCTCTGAGCCATGGTCTCCACTGCCTCAGCCTGGTAGCCCAGGTGGCCCGCCAGGCCCCGCCAGCCTTTGTCAGGTTCACCCGACACCTCCAGGAGCTGTTCCACTTCCTCCTGCTGCTGCCGAGGGAGCTCCAGGAGCTGTTCCACTTCCTCCTGCTGCTGCCGAGGGAGCTCCAGGAGCTGTTCCActtcctcctgctgctgccaaGGGAGATGGAGGTAAAGCCGGCAGCCAAGTTCAGGATGTAGCCCTGGGATGGGAGACATGAGGGACACATGAGGGTTAGGCAGGCTTTGTGGTGGGACAGAGCTAGGTAGGTGTGAAGGACTACAGTTTGGGGAAAGGGGCTCACCCTGGCTGGGGACACAGGGCTCCAGGCTGCTAGGAGAGTCCCAGAAGACACTGCTCTCCCCAAGCATCTGGTCCCTGTTGAAGGCCCCCAGCTCTGCAGTCCGAGCTTTGGCCAGCTGCTGTCTTTGTTTACGTGAGCACCAGctgtggggagcagggggaaCCTGCCAGCCTGCTCCAGCCTTCACTGAGACAGACAGGGAGCTGGTTGGGAGCCCGGATGGGGAGGGAGGTTACCAGAGGGCGATGCCCAGACTACCTACCACTTGAAGGCCACGTAGGCAAGCAGACTGAGGGCCACAGAGGCCAGGAGGGCACAGTAGACAGGGATATTGCTGCCTGAGGCCCCTGGAGGCTCAGGGGGGAATGAGCAGGAGGTACTGGGGGCCAgggctccccctgcccctgcccacaccCCTTCCCTGTCCCTGTCCTGCTCCCTCTGGGACTTATCTGTGGAGGAAAGGACAGACAAGGTCAGGGGCAAGGAGGCAGCAGATGTAGACTTTGCTGCTAGAAAGACTGGAAATCATAGTCCCTACTGTGTAGAGTCAAAAGTTCATACCGTGGCGTCAAAAGCTGACTGGTTCGTTCCCCACCCTCATCTCCCACAGCCTCCCCTTGGCTCGCCACGCTTGGACACCTAGCCCTTCCCAGATGTACCTTCTCCGGGCTTCCAGACGTCTGCTCTTGCTAGTCTACCTTTGCCATCTGACAAACTGGCAGGAAATCTACTCTGGGAAGTCTTTCCTGATCTCTCCCAGGCTCCCTTTTCTGGCTCCTGGTGCATCTCCTCTGCCTGCTATGGCACTAAACTGTGTCCTGTCTCCCCCACCAACTCTGGACTGTGAGAGCACACTGATTCATTTTGGTCCCTGTGGGAGCCTCTGTGCAGAGGAGACCTTGTAGatttttgcaaaataaaactGATCCGAAAGGCAAGTAAATGCTGCTGCTAACTTCTGCCTGCAGGCCAGTTGTCCCCACAATCCAGTGCAGGCAGGGCACAAGAAACAGGGACTCCAAAGCCTGTGACTGGACTTGTGTATGGCCTGCAAGGCCAGGGGCCCATGGATACCTCTCATCCTACCCTCTCAGTGCCCAAAATCTGGATCAAGAAGTACTTAACCCACATGCACCGTGCCTTCCCTGTGGCTGGAGTTGTGAAGCATGGTTCTGCCAGCTAGCAGTGCTCCCAGTGGCTGTATCTTAGAGAAGGGGTTGGAATGTCATGGGCAGCACTCAGAAAAAGGAGCTGGGAGACTTCTCTGAGTCCAGAAGGGGCTGTGTATAGGGACATGGGGGAAATTCCTCAAGCCTGAAGTCAGGAGTCCCTTGGGGTAGTCTGTTCCGCTTTCCTGGCTCACTTCATCCTGATTCATTCCAGGACTGGGTACCTACCCCCCAATCTCCCCAGTCACCAATCTGGACCAGTTTCCTCCAGTGTCAAATGGGGTGGAAGTGATATTGCTGGCCCCAGCTGGCCAAAGCTGGAGGAGACCATATTGCAGCTCTGGATGGAAAAGGGCACACTGGAAACCACCCTGTCTCAAAGACCATGGCAAACCCCTGGTCTGAGTCCAGGGATAGCCCAGGGAGACTCCCATCCCCATCTAAGCCAGAGCCAGGTGGAGACTTACTAGCTGGTAGGAGGCTTTCCAGAGTTGTCAGCAACAGCATAGTCCCTGGAGTGACTAAGCTCCCACTCCTGCCTCTAGGGTCAGTGTCCAGCCCTCACCTCCTGCTCAGGGGCTGGACAGGAGGGTTCCTTGGTGGGTTCAGCAAGGGCAGATGGCATGTGGGCCCAGAGGCTCCCCCTGGTCCTTTCTCATCTGGGAATttggagagggcctggaggccagaAACCTGAAGAACACTCAATCCAGGACCCATCTGTACTTACAAGGCTGATCCTGCTGAGACCCACCTCCTGAGGCTTGGGGAAGAGACCCTGGTCTGGGCAGAGGAGGGGACTTTGCCTGGAAAAGGGATAGAGATGAGACCTGGGGGAAGGTCCTCCAATTCCCCCACATCCACATTCGACCTGGTCCAACCCAGGCTCTCCAAACTCACTTCCCCCCACATCCACATCCGACCTGGTCCAACCCAGGCACTCCAAACTCACTTCCCTCCACAAGGCCAGAGGCCCATGTGTATGGTAAAGCACACAGTCGGCAAGTGGGCCTGGCACTGAGGCTGTGGTGACCCTTGCCACCTGAAGGATGTGTATGTACATTTGTGTCACTTACCACATAAGGGGCCCTTTCTGGATCCGGGTTGGCGGGTGAGCTTGTGACTAACGGTCGCAGAGACAGCCAAGCCTTGTGCCCGACCCACCCCGAGCTGTGGGACTGGAGCCTCTACCAACTCCCACACACACCCATCTCGAGGCCCACAGaatatgcacacacgcacacactacCCCGACTTCCCACAGGCAATCCAACCGCACAGGATTTCGGGTCTGGAAATGGGGGGCAGAGAGGCAGCCTTGGCTCCCTCCGTCCAGAAAGACCCAAAGCTGTGTCCCCAACCCGCTCCTGACCTGTGGGGGCCGACCCTCCGCGGGTCCCAGGATCTGCTCAGCCGGGCGGGACGGGGCCTCCGGGCCTTGGGCCGGCCGGGAAGACAGAGTGGAGTCCCTGGGGATACCAGGTTCTTACCCGCCCGAGACTAAAGCGGCGGCACAGACAGGAGGAGGACTGGACACCGAGTGGGCGGGGGCGCCCACGGTCTTGCCCCGCCCGGTCCCGGAACGCACACATGCGTGGAGGTGAGCCCGGAGGGGGACTGAGCGTGCAGCTGCCGGAGAAACTGCAGCCGGGGCCCCTAGGGACTAGGGCGGTGTGGTTGGGGAGGGGACGGGTCGCCGCAGGTGCTCATGGACCAGGGGGACGCTAGCCCGGGGCTGTGGCCAGGGCGGGTTGAGACGCCGCGCGTGCACATATGCTTGGAGGCGGAACAGCTACAAAACTAGTCCAGGTTTATTGCGGAGATGCGAGAGCGGGGGGCCGCCCTTAGGATTAAGGCCACGGCCCGGCCCCTGTACTCTGCCGGGACGGGGGCTTGGGAACCTGggctccccaccccaggctgtgCAAAAAGTGCTGTGCGGCTGCTGAGGCCAGCGCTGGGACTCCGGGAGGCCCCTCTGCCGGCGAGGGGCGGGACTTCCAGGAGTGATATCGCCCACCAATCCCTGAGCTGGGCAGAGGTGGGGCCCCGCCCACCCCCTGCCAGAGTGTGGGCTGGACGTCACCCTCTCCTTGGACTCCTGGGCGGGGCCCTCCCAGGGCGAAGCCCGCTGGGGGCGGAGCTGCGcggcggggcagggcagggcaggctgtCAGCGCGCCTCTCCAGGGTTGTACTCTGTCTCCCCAGAGGACACCTGGGAGATGCGCCGGGAGGATCGCCACAGCTTCCGCGCTAACTGGCTGCTGCGCACCTGGTAGGAGCAGGA
This genomic interval from Lagenorhynchus albirostris chromosome 10, mLagAlb1.1, whole genome shotgun sequence contains the following:
- the LOC132527071 gene encoding death domain-containing membrane protein NRADD-like isoform X1, encoding MLHNSSHREGTVHVDKSQREQDRDREGVWAGAGGALAPSTSCSFPPEPPGASGSNIPVYCALLASVALSLLAYVAFKCWCSRKQRQQLAKARTAELGAFNRDQMLGESSVFWDSPSSLEPCVPSQGEPLSPNCSPSHLPSSVPPQSLPNPHVSLMSPIPGLHPELGCRLYLHLPWQQQEEVEQLLELPRQQQEEVEQLLELPRQQQEEVEQLLEVSGEPDKGWRGLAGHLGYQAEAVETMAQSQVPAYTLLRYWAVQEGSGATLRVLADALAVLGCEDVVWALGPLAEDCSVV
- the LOC132527071 gene encoding death domain-containing membrane protein NRADD-like isoform X2, with product MLLLTTLESLLPANKSQREQDRDREGVWAGAGGALAPSTSCSFPPEPPGASGSNIPVYCALLASVALSLLAYVAFKCWCSRKQRQQLAKARTAELGAFNRDQMLGESSVFWDSPSSLEPCVPSQGEPLSPNCSPSHLPSSVPPQSLPNPHVSLMSPIPGLHPELGCRLYLHLPWQQQEEVEQLLELPRQQQEEVEQLLELPRQQQEEVEQLLEVSGEPDKGWRGLAGHLGYQAEAVETMAQSQVPAYTLLRYWAVQEGSGATLRVLADALAVLGCEDVVWALGPLAEDCSVV